A region from the Haemorhous mexicanus isolate bHaeMex1 chromosome 12, bHaeMex1.pri, whole genome shotgun sequence genome encodes:
- the CDH5 gene encoding cadherin-5, whose product MSHLILLFLLLSAPAFADGRSQKSTQNLCSSDVSHKRQKRDWIWNQLHIQEELDTPLPHHVGKITSSVRNKNAKYIIEGEFANTIFKVEETSGDVYAFERLDREKKAEYELTALIIDRTNNRSLERPSRFIIKVYDINDNAPVFVQKVFNGSVPEMSPVGTSVTKVTAVDADDPTVSGHATVTYEVTTGGEYFTIDDSGVIYTKEPNLDRETKSTYEIVVQAKDAPGFSGDSSTATVIIALSDINDNSPEFKHSSFHFKVPENISVGGEVGRVKVEDIDEPQHRNTRYSFVQGEFRDTFDIVANPYTNEGIIRPKKPLDFETVSEYRFSIEATDPTVNLRVFKPGNPRSVASVVIEVTDVDEPPVFSRLPYEFRVRENHAEVKTLGSVHAEDPDAAKRKIRYIQRRANPNGDYVRVSNNGVIQLPKPLDREFSSSYNITVAAVEILEDGRLADRESHAHVHVIVDDVNDNAPELVSPEEPRVCENAAPGKVIVRISAVDKDETSPRGVFRYSLATEDSNFSLIENYDNTANITVKYGQFNRELAKFHYLPVLISDNGDPDLTSTNTLLISVCKCNEKGNFTFCEERAKQVGVSIQALVAIFICIFTIIVIVLLILLRKRHKKDLSGLGRSVAEIHEQLVTYDEEGGGEMDTTSYDVSVLNSVRKNGLKAEPAPSPYAQVQKPPGNITPGAGGMEMMIEVKKDEADNDRDLLPYDTLHIYGYEGAESIAESLSSLGSGSSDSDIDYDFLNDWGPRFKMLAELYGSEPSEDFVY is encoded by the exons ATCACGTCCAGCGTGAGGAACAAGAACGCCAAGTACATCATCGAGGGCGAATTCGCCAACACCATCTTCAAGGTGGAGGAGACCAGCGGGGACGTCTACGCCTTCGAgaggctggacagggagaagaaGGCAGAGTATGAGCTGACAGCCCTCATCATTGACAGGACGAACAACAGGTCCCTGGAGCGCCCCTCCAGATTCATCATCAAGGTGTACGACATCAACGACAACGCCCCCGTGTTCGTACAGAAGGTGTTCAACGGCTCCGTGCCAGAAATGTCACCAGTGG GAACCTCAGTCACCAAAGTGACAGCTGTGGATGCCGATGACCCCACTGTGTCAGGTCATGCCACGGTGACCTACGAAGTCACCACAGGAGGGGAATATTTCACCATTGATGACTCTG GTGTGATTTATACAAAAGAGCCCAATTTAGACAGAGAGACCAAGTCCACGTACGAGATTGTTGTTCAAGCCAAAGATGCTCCAGGTTTCTCTGGGgactccagcacagccacggtGATCATCGCTCTGTCTGACATCAACGACAACTCCCCAGAGTTCAAACACT catcaTTTCACTTTAAAGTTCCTGAAAACATTTCAGTAGGAGGAGAAGTTGGCAGAGTCAAAGTAGAAGATATTGATGAACCCCAGCACAGAAATACAAGATACAGCTTTGTGCAAGGAGAGTTCAGGGACACCTTTGACATTGTAGCAAATCCATACACAAATGAAGGAATCATTCGGCCAAAGAAG ccCCTGGACTTCGAAACAGTGTCAGAGTACAGGTTTAGCATCGAGGCCACAGACCCCACCGTGAACCTTCGGGTTTTCAAGCCCGGCAATCCCCGGAGTGTCGCGTCCGTCGTCATCGAGGTCACGGACGTGGACGAGCCTCCTGTCTTCAGCAGACTCCCGTACGAGTTCAGGGTGAGGGAAAACCACGCAGAGGTGAAAACTCTCGGCTCGGTGCACGCCGAGGACCCTGACGCAGCTAAACGGAAAATCAG ATATATTCAGCGTAGAGCAAATCCTAATGGAGACTACGTCAGGGTATCCAATAATGGAGTTATTCAACTTCCCAAGCCTCTGGACAGAGAATTCAGCTCCTCATACAACATCACTGTGGCAGCTGTGGAGATCCTTGAAGATG GCCGCCTTGCCGACAGAGAGTCCCACGCCCACGTCCACGTCATCGTGGATGATGTAAATGATAATGCTCCAGAACTTGTTTCTCCTGAGGAACCCCGAGTGTGTGAAAATGCTGCACCTGGAAAG GTGATTGTCAGGATTTCAGCTGTTGACAAGGATGAAACATCTCCCAGAGGTGTCTTCAGATACTCACTGGCCACAGAAGACAGCAACTTCTCCCTGATTGAGAACTACG ACAACACGGCTAACATCACTGTCAAATACGGGCAGTTCAATCGGGAACTTGCCAAATTCCACTACCTGCCTGTCCTCATCTCAGACAATGGTGACCCCGACCTCACCAGCACAAACACCCTGCTCATCAGTGTCTGCAAGTGCAACGAGAAAGGCAACTTCACCTTCTGTGAGGAGAGGGCAAAGCAGGTTGGTGTCAGCATACAGGCACTGGTGGCAATTTTTATCTGCATCTTCACAATCATTG TGATTGTGTTGCTGATTCTGCTGAGAAAGAGGCACAAGAAGGACCTgagtgggctggggaggagcgTGGCAGAGATCCACGAGCAGCTGGTCACCTACGACGAGGAGGGCGGCGGTGAGATGGACACCACCAGCTACGACGTGTCCGTGCTCAACTCCGTCCGCAAGAACGGCCTCAAGGCAGAGCCCGCTCCCTCTCCCTATGCACAGGTCCAGAAACCTCCTGGGAACAtcacccctggagctgggggcaTGGAGATGATGATTGAGGTGAAGAAGGATGAGGCTGACAACGACAGGGATCTGCTGCCCTACGACACCCTGCACATCTACGGCTACGAAGGCGCCGAGTCCATCGCCGAGTCCCTcagctctctgggctcaggCTCCTCAGACTCAGACATTGACTATGACTTTCTCAATGACTGGGGACCCAGGTTCAAGATGTTAGCTGAGCTGTATGGATCAGAACCAAGTGAAGATTTTGTGTATTAA